The sequence ATTAGTGAACTTAAGCTGGTATTAACTCAAATTAGAATGTTACAACTTTAGGACGTTAAATGTAATCTCTGTGGTAacctcaaaaaaaatatatagaatatgtacaacagaaaatgagaaaataatttaaacatttaactaCAAATATCACCTAAACACAAAAGATTACAGTAATGCAGGAAATGAGGGACAGTAGAGCTTTAAGGTATACAGAAAATGGCACAATGACAAAATTGTCCTTACCAGTATTAATTTAAACGTAAATGGGTTAAACTCTAATCAAAAGAGGGATtggcagaataaataaaaacacatgatggCAACTACATGCTATAAAGAGACTCGATCCAAGCCCaaatagattgaaagtgaaagaatggcAAAAGATACTCCATGCAGATAATAACCCATAGAGATAGGGGATGACTAtgctaatatcagacaaaatagattttaaaacaataaaggttataaaagaaaaaaggacattatatattaataaaagtgtCAATACAGCAAAAAGAACAAGTATAAACATTGGCACAACTAATAACAGACCAGGAAAATTTATGAAGGAAGGGGTgtgcaggtggctcagttggttaagtgtctgactcttgatttcagctcagattggTTGTAATCTCCTGTTCCAccgtcatgagattgagccccatctggggctctgcactgacaaatgtggagcctgcttgggattctctctccctttctgcccttccccaactcactcactctcaaaataaataaaaatctatgtgaagggaaaacaaagaattgAAGGTAGAGTTCTACGGTAGTAGATGGAGACTTTTAACACCCCGCTCTCAATAATAGAATGACCAGCCAAAGTAAGGAAATAAAGGATTTAACACAGCGCATAAACCAACTAGATCTAACTGAAATTTACAGACcattccacccaacaacagcagcacacacttttcaagtgcacatgggacattttctAGAATAGGCTTATCCGTTAGGATATAAAATAAGTCTCAGTATAGGTAAAAGGTCAGAGGAgtatctgggtagctcagttggttaagcgactgagttgctttcaactcaggtcatgatctggttcatgagctcaagccccacatccagctatctgctgtcagtgcagagcccacttggaatcctctgccgccccccccccccccacacacacacttatgctcatgcactgtctctcaaacttctttaaagaagtaaaactaaggggtacctgggtggctcagtgggttgagaatccaactcttgattttagctcaggtcgtgatctcacagtttgtgagtttgagccccatgtagggctctgcactaactgcagagcctgcttgggattctctccctttctctctggccctcccctgctcatgctttctctctcaaaataaataaatctatatattttttaaagcagtagaactagaggggtgcctaggtggctcagtaggttgggcatccaacttcggttcaggttgtgatctcacagttcatgagttggagccctgcatcaggctctgtgctgacagctcagagcctggagcctgttttggattctgtgcctcctcctctctttctctgccatccccagcttgtgctctgtctcaaaaataaacactaaaaaaatttttttacaggagtagaactaggaaaaaaaagtggaaattaaaatgctattaaacaatcaatgaatcaaagaagaaatcaaagggaaattagaaaatattttgagatgaatagaaacaaaaacaaaacttaagagaCCGAGCAAAAACAGTGCTAAGCTATACATGCTTAGCATTAAAAATCAAAGAtttcaaatcaacaacctaactttacaacttAAGGAACTAGAGCAAGAAGAATAAACCCAAatctagcagaaggaaggaaaaagactagagataaatgaaatagagagtagaaaaataatagagaaaagtCAATAAACcaaaagatattctatgcaaatggaaaccagaTGAAAGCGGGAGTAACTATACTTGtatcaaacaaaataaagcttaaagactaaaagaaataagacaacagtgttacataatgataaaggggtatTTATGCAGTCAGTAGAGGAGCactaaaatacatgaaatgaatattaaaagacCTAAAGGAAGAAATAGCAATACACTAATAATAAGGGATTTTATTGTCCCATTATACCAATGGATAGAACATCCAGACAAAATCAGTAAGTAAACATTAGCCATAAATGACATATTAGTCCAGATGGACTTAGATGTTTACAGAGCATTCCATCCAAAGACAACAGCATACACGTCTTTCACAAGTGTACATGGAGCATTTTCCAGTGTAGGTCATatttagaccacaaaacaagtcttaataaatttaagaagattgaaataataccaagcatcttttccaaacacaatggtatgaaactagaaattaattttatgaagaaggagtgcctgggtggctcagtcggctcaggtcatgatcttgcagttgacgagttcaagccccaagtcgggctctatgctaacagcttggagcctggagcctgcttcggattctgtgtctccctccctctctgcccctccctcgcttacgctctctctctctcaaaaataaataaacatttgtatatatataaatatttatatattatttatacatatgtttatatatatttatatatatacaaatatttatatatatttaattttacgaagaaaactggaaaattcacaaatatgtggagattaaaacagctactgaacaaccaatgggtcaaagaggaaataaatttaaaaacaccttgagacaaatgaaaacaaatataccaaaattcatgggatgcaacaaaagcaattGTAAGACAGAAATTCATAGTGATAAATGATGGCTTCAAGAAACTGAGATCTACACCtcagaacaaatgaagcccaaagttaaGAGAGGGAAAGCTATaacaaagcataaataaatggagTCTAAAAAGACAATGAAGAAGATCAATGAAAGTAAGAGCTGGTTCactgaaaaagataaaactacaTTGACAAGcttttagctagactcaccaagaaaaaaggactcaaaattagaaatgaaagagatattAGAACTAATAccacagatggggcgcctgggtggctcagccagttaagcgtcagactcttgatttctgctcacatcatgatatcattgtgagatcgagctccacattgggctctgcactgacagtgtggaatctgcttgggattctctctctctccctctaggcccctcccctgctcattctctccatgaaaataaatgaacttaaaaaaaaaaaaaacaacttggggcacctgggtggctcagtcagttgagcgtccgacttcggctcaggtcgtgatctcgcagtcttgtgagttcgagccccgcgtcgggctttgtgctgacagctcagagcctggaacctgcttcagattctgtgtctccctctctctctctctctagccctcctccactcatgctctgtctctctctgtctcagaaataaacatttaaaaaaattacaaataaaaactgataccatagaaatacaaagggtcATAAGAAACTATTGTGAACAAtcatgccaacaaattagacaacctagaagaaatggatacgtTTCTAGAAACATGCAACCTACCAAttgtaatgaaacagaaaatccgaacagactgattactagtaaggagattgaatcagtaatcaaaaactccaaacaaaagtccaggactagatggtctcactggtgaattctaccaaacattcaaagaagaattaatctCAATCATTCtcaaaatcttctaaaaaatagaagagggaactCTTCAAAACactttatgaagccagcattaccctgataccaaaaccagacaaggatgccacaagaaaaaattacaggccaatatctcttaacaaatacagatgcaaaaattatcaacaaaatattagcaaactgaattgaaaaatacattaaaatgatcatacaccatggtcaagtgggatttattccagggatgcaaggaccCAGGGTTCAACATCCACTAATTGGTCAATTGATACGCCACCTCAACAGAAGaaataatcatataatcatctcaatgcagaaaaaacatttgacaaaattcaatatccactTATGATAAAACTCAAAAAAGCAAGTATAGAGGGAATATATCttgacataataaaggccatatatgacaaacctacagctaacatcatactccatGCACGAAACATggtaagattaggaacaagacaaggatgcccactcttgccactttgaTTCACTATAGTATCGGAAttcctagctagagcaattaggtaagaaaaggcatccatattggaaaggaaaaactaaaattgccactatttgtagatgacatgatagtatatatagaaaaccctaaaatttttatcaaaaaactatttgaactaataaattcagtaaagttggaTACAAAATCATTATACaaaaattgtttgcatttctgtatgcTAGTAACAAActatcaaaaaaattaagaaaacaatcccatttacaattgcatcaaagagaataaaatacctaggaataaatgtaactaaggaagtgaaagacctgtatattaaaaactacaaggagcgcctgggtggcttagttggttgagcatctgactcaattttggctcaggtcaggatcccagggttgagggattgagccctgtattgggctctgtcctgagtgtggagcctgcctaagatattctttctctctctctctctctctctctctctctctctctctctctccctccccccacccgcctccgcccctctcccccactctctctctctcaagttaaaaaaaaagaaaaactacaagacattaacaaaagaaattggagaaaatacaagtaaatggaaagatatcctattcttatggaatggaagaatattGTTATAATGTTTATACCAccaaaagcaatatacagatgaatgcaatctctatcaaaatttcaatggcgtttttcaaagaaacagaacaaacctAAAACTTGTATAGAACACAAAAAATCTCAAATAGCCAAGGCGatattgagaaagaacaacaaagctggaggcatcacactccctgacttcaaactatattacaaagctatagtaattagaTGACAGAGTAGGGGGACCCTAAGTTTGCCCCAttccacagatacaactagacAACACTCATATTGGTATAATAGTCCAAAAAATGATCTggagactggcagaacaaactccacaactaaaggtagaggaGAGGGCACATGGAGAAAAGTAGGAAGAGTGAAGACACAGTCTGAGAGTGAATGGACTGTACTGGtccatggtggggagggagctggtgGTAGAAAAGGGTGAAAAACAGAGTTTCACATCAGGAAACTCAGAAATGGGGAGACAAACCCCATAacatttgtctttgagagagGGGCCAAATTTCATTGAGTTAACCATTGGGACTTAAaccctggaattttaaaaattggtgaactcagctctgggagagctcaGAGGGTGTTAGGAAGtggagtccctgcccttaaagagacagcataacaAACAGCCTGTGCAGATACAGTGTACaaccagcagtttgaaaaatgccaggGGCAGACAGGAGAGACAGTAATTTGCTCAACGTGGAGTGTGGCCCTAAGAGACAGGGATCATAGAGAGACCGCTTcagaaacaaaggagctggcaggtgccacttcccttcccccacccctcaccataAACAACAGCCATCTGTGGGAACTAGTGCAGCATCAACACGTGTTACCTAACTTGCTTATACCAAGTCCCATGTACCCCCTGAGCTTCAGCGGATCTGCCCTTCCCAGTCACGCTCCCCTTAGTTCCAGCACTGCAGGCCCCCTTCCCCAGAGGACAGTCACAAACTCTGCCAACACCACATCTCCTGACCTGCACATTTTGTGGACCTCAGTTCTGGTGGTTGTGGGAGTAGATCACATTTTGCGAGCAGACCACTGCACGCCTTGTTAAAGCATACCCCACCCCTATTGGGGACCAGACACTACacacaataggcaaagagagcctctgcagacaattggacagaagaaaaaagaggccAAGTTTCAATAGCAGAGCATACAcaacacataggagacactccgTGAAGCACCAGGCCCGGGGAACAGGGAGACACTGCAATGCAAGGCACTACAAGAACTTTTCTTCATAAAGCTATTATCAAGAGCAAGAGAAGTAGCCGACTCTCctaacacaaaaacagacacggagttagacaaaatgaggcgACAGAGaaatatgtctcaaatgaaaTAACAGGACCAAACCGCAGCAAGAGACCTAAATGGATATAAGAGATACACTTGATAGAAAATttaagtaatgatcataaagatactcactggacttgagaaaatagtagaggacatcagtgagacccttaacacagattaaaaaaaccaaTCAGAGatcaagaacacaataaatgaaattaaaaatacatttgatggaataaatagcagtcTAGATGAAGGAGAGGAATGAATTAACGACCTTGAAGACAACAGACTAGAAAGTAACCAAGctgaaaagaggagaggaaagaaaattacacaaattgagaatagtcttagggaacttagtgactccatcaagtataataacatttgtattatagggatctcagaagaagaacagagagaaaatggggtagaaaatttatctgaagaaataatagctgaaaactcccctaatctgggaaaggaaatggagatccagatccaggaggcacagagatcccccagAATTCAACCCAAGGAGGTTCACACCAAGacatacagtaattaaaatgacaaaaaaaaaaaaaaaaaaaggcagtgataaaaaattttaaagcaccaagtgagaaaaagacaattacatacaaaggaaactccataaggctatcagtgggtttttcagcagaaacattacaggctagaaaggagtggcatgatatattcaaagaggtgaaagggaaaaaatttcaGCCAAGAATACTATCTCCATCAAGGCTACTactattcagaatagaaggagagatagaatttctcaaacaaaaaccaaaggagttcatgaccactaaaccagccctacaggaaatattaaaggggactctttgagtggaaaggaaagaccataagtgagagtatgaaaagtaaaaaaacaaaggcagtaaaaataagtatttctgtaaaaatcagtcaagagattcataaaataaaaggatataaaatatgacaacatatacctaaaaggtggtggggagaggagtaaagaatgagcTCAAGCTAACACAACCATCAAACTGATATAGACAGAAGATGCTATACACAAccctaatggtaaccataaatcCAAAatcagtaatagatatgcaaagaataaagagaaaagaatccaagtatatcactaaaaaaaAGCTGACTAATCATAAGAGAAGAGagccaaggaagaaaggaacaaagaactacaaaaacaaccatgaaGCAAGTAACAAAAtgccaataaatacatatctatcaataattactttgaatgtaaatgcgCTAAATGCTTCATTCAAAAGACACAGGACaacagagtggattaaaaaaataataataataataacaagaccccccaaaaagacccatctatatgctgtgtacaagagactcatttcagactgaaagacatctgcagattgaaagtgaagggatggagccCCACCCAATCAGAGGCACAGCAGGCTCATGACTCCAGGCCTGGACGTCAGAGCTAAGAAGTGTTCAGAACCCAAGTCATGGATCCACCTATGCGTAAAGAAAATTCCAAAGTTAAACAACCTGTCAGCAAAGTTGAGAAGGCCAAGCAGAAATCAGCCCAGCAGGAGCTGAAGCAAAGACAAAGAGCAGAGATCTATGACCTCAACAGAGTCATGACAGAACCTGAGCAGCAAGAGTTCGATGAGTTCTGTAAACAGATGCAGCCATCTGGAGAGTGAGCCACTCCTTGTTCAAACTAGATGGGACCCCAGAGGCTTTGTCTGCCAGCTTGTTACTAGTTTTAGGCTGAGATGGTTCATTTGGAACTGTACAGAACTAG comes from Panthera tigris isolate Pti1 chromosome B3, P.tigris_Pti1_mat1.1, whole genome shotgun sequence and encodes:
- the LOC122239721 gene encoding small vasohibin-binding protein-like gives rise to the protein MDPPMRKENSKVKQPVSKVEKAKQKSAQQELKQRQRAEIYDLNRVMTEPEQQEFDEFCKQMQPSGE